A DNA window from Rhineura floridana isolate rRhiFlo1 chromosome 11, rRhiFlo1.hap2, whole genome shotgun sequence contains the following coding sequences:
- the LOC133366814 gene encoding syncytin-2-like isoform X1: MGRNSADINSLGFKPILGTILCFTSLFVVYICLPTPFSTQEAGICRGQRSSFQKEKRENVFVELAQEVAKGFNLTNCWICGSPKGFLKWPWIGFPLAPYWLLSNKSEVHVNLSTWTEPHEWELYKSSLGKYCLQQNISRGKYVGASKCNWTLGWREYCSIGNCPVTNCTKFVSQWNNTHIQLENGTWCSCIPGARNRSSCRSKCSDPYTDVQLSDCQERNLTIPTILKDQGWLWKHLNGTVIMGFQNYWTVWNQTNNDTRCTYRNESQLWKCNFVLGQGYRIVTGPLGAKDTYYIPYNKKSPILHNTTMPALKGHYWICDQKAYAILPLNWTGICYVGIIQPMYTIKGGNLNPLVPVFDEEQSERKKRALDLSLTKGQDNGWRDTWPPERIIEHYDPASWAQDGSAGYRGPIYILNRLIRLQAVIEIITNQTAEALTLLADQSTQMREAILQNRLALDYLLAKEGGVCGLLNLTECCVKIDDNGNIVKDIANKIKKLAYVPVQTWKGINLGAWGSWFNWFGGMKTMIVLVLLILMGCMLLPCLMPVIMNGIRSIIDNAVTKSSMQMYGRIMYQQVIQNEEAI; encoded by the coding sequence atgggaagaaactcagcagatattaattctctgggctttaagcctatccttggtactattttgtgtttcacttctttatttgtggtatatatctgcCTCCCAACTCCTTTTTCTACTCAAGAAGCGGGAATATGTAGAGGTCAAAGGAgctcattccagaaggaaaaaagggaaaatgtgtttgttgaactcgctcaggaggtagccaaagggtttaacctcacaaattgttggatttgtggaagtccaaaaggatttttaaaatggccatggataggatttccccttgcaccctactggcttttaagtaataaaagtgaagtacatgttaatctgagcacctggacagagccacatgaatgggagttgtacaaatcaagtttgggcaaatattgtctccaacagaatatttcaagaggcaaatatgttggagccagtaaatgtaattggacgtTGGGATGGCGAGAGTATTGTTCTATTGGTAATTGTCCAGTTACAAACTGTACTAAATTTGTTTCTCAATGGAATAATACACACATCCAACTCGAAAATGGAACATGGTGCTCATGCATTCCTGGTGCACGTAATCGGAGTTCATGCAGGTCTAAATGTTCAGATCCTTacacagatgttcaattgagtgaCTGCCAAGAAAGGAATCTAACGATTCCTACCATCTTAAAAgatcaaggttggctatggaaacaccttaatggaactgttattatgggatttcagaattattggacagtatggaaccaaactaataatgatactagatgtacatacagaaatgaatcccaattatggaagtgtaattttgttttgggacaaggataccgcaTTGTCACAGGCCCTCTCGGTGCAAAGGATACATACTACATTCCTTATAATAAAAAGTCTCCAATTTTACACAATACTACTATGCCTGCACTGAAAggacactattggatttgtgATCAGAAAGCTTATGCAATCCTCCCCTtaaattggactggcatttgttatgttggaatcatacagccaatgtataccataaaaggtggAAACTTAAATCCTTTAGTCCCAgtgtttgatgaagaacagtctgaaagaaagaaaagggcacttgatCTTTCTTTGACAAAAGGCCAAGATAATGGTTGGAGGgacacttggcctccagaaaggatcattgaacattatgatcctgcttcatgggcacaagatggttcagcgggataccgtggcccaatatatattttgaatcgccttattagacttcaggcggtaatagagataataaccaatcaaacagctgaagctttaaccttgcttgctgatcaatcaactcaaatgagagaagcgATACTTCAAAACcgactggccttggattatttgttagccaaagaaggaggtgtctgcggactccttaatttgacagaatgttgtgtgaaaattgatgacaacggcaatatagtaaaagacattgctaataaaatcaaaaagcttgcttatgttccagtgcaaacttggaaaggaataaatcttggagcctggggaagttggttcaattggtttggaggaatgaagacaatgattgtattggttcttttgattttaatgggatgtatgcttttaccttGCCTAATGCCTgtaatcatgaatggtattcgcaGCATCATAGATAATGCAGTAACTAAAAGTAGTATGCAGATGTATGGcagaattatgtatcaacaagtgatccagaatgaagaagctatatga